The region ACcgtcaaaaaataaaacatcaagCAATACTAGGTGTCTTGTTAACTTAATTCAAACATGAAAACAAATATAGCAGACCTCATAAAGCAAGAATTATCAATAATAAGCAGCAAAATAGCATATGAGTAATTTCTAACCTGCATTCGACGACCACGACGACTTCGAACTCCATTTTTAGCAAAACTGACAATTTGCTGCCTTTGTGCATAGTTTACTTGACTCCTCAAACTATGGATGTCTTGCGTGGCATTTCCAGTATTTATTTCCTTAAAATTCAATACTAGAGACCGTAAAAATGCAGTTGCGGTAATTCCGATTGAGCCTACCACGATTACTGTATCAAGAATGTGAGGTAAACACGTACCTGCTCCACAAGGCCATTCTGGAAATTTTCGAGCTTCAACCCTACCTGCCTGGCCAAATCAGCAGACAAGTGAATAAGCCTTTGGACATTTTTCTCCTTCGCCGTTTTCAAAACCCAAAGAGGCTGAGATACAACATATTCCACAGTGAGATTTACGGAATCAAGAGACTAAATACTTATTACTGACAAACAAACTAACGCACGAGCACTCACAGTAACCAGGTTGTTAGAGTGGCCCAGATATCTTTGGACTGAAGCTTCTTCACATACTACATGACTTGCATTGCAGCCAACAAACCATCGATCTAAAAATGCTGCGCCTTCTTTCGTAGCTGCCTCATAAACCTACAAATTACAAGGCATTTCAAGATTTGCTCAATGAATAACAGAATTGCTATTTAGAAATGCACACTACCTTATTCGTAAGTTCATCCGAGATCTCTGAATCAATATACATGGAGTTACCAGATAGAGTTAAATCCGGACTCCTATTAGAGCTTCTTGTAGACAATCGTTTATGCAGACCTTCAGTCGTGTCAAACTTCTTGGCATTATTAATACCGGCAGGAAGACATGAATTTTCAGTACCGCTATTACCAACAAGTCGATTTAAGTCGTCTAAGCGCACATCATTTTCACCAATGCTCTTAACACTGTAAAGTGATTCACTTAGCCTCACTgttgaatattcaaatataattaatatcaaaCATCACCAGCattgtatttatttattaatagcTATTAACAAAAGATTAAACCCACACATACCATTCCTTCGGACACTATCCACAAACCATCCAATCGTCACAACAAAAAGACCATTTTTTGATCCATGCTTCAAGGCGTGATCAAACTTGCGTCCGCCAAAGCTGTAATCATTGTTAAGGAAACACGAAGCCTCGGTATTGATGAGAAACTAAAAACTTGTTACATAAGGTATGTTTTGAGATTTTACAAGTGCAGTCCACACTTCAATCTTAAATCACAAATAGAAATTATTATGTTCacataagaaaaattaaaaggataTTTGAACCACCAAATGGGTACACTGGGGATGCAGATTAGCACTGTACTGACCGCCTAATCTTTCCGTTGCTTCCATGACTTGCTTCCTGGCTTCTGTACAATCATAATAGAATCATGATCCCATAAATCAATCTACCTAAGCAAGATAAACAAGACTTCATGGTAAATTCACTAGTAAACTTCCAAAaagaacattttaaaataattaaaatcaactTGAAAATGAGTCATAATAACTACTTTTACCTTAACTAGAATCAAGtgatctcaaaaaaaaaaaaaaaaaaaactagaatcAAGTGAACAAACTTTTGAAAAGGACAAGCACATATTGCCAAGAACATAAGATCATAAAATTCTAACTATATAATTCAAATTCATGACTCCATACAATCAAATATTTATGTCCTCAAATGAAAACATACTAAACAACACATGCACATATTGCCAACAAAGATTCAATCTTTAACACATAATCCAAAAAAAATCCTTTCCCCCAAATCAAAATCTTCAACAAAAGAATAGAAAAAcatcaaaatcaacaaaaaacaaatatgtAATTGAACTAAAGAACATACCTTTAGATAAACCAGTAACACAAACAACAAGACCAGAAAATGGACCAGTCGAACGAACCAAACCCGGTTCAGACCTCACAGAGGAAGTTGTAGTTGGAGCAGGAGAAAACATGGGTGGTTCAAGAGATTGCAAACCTCTAAAAGAAGGGATTGAAATTGAAGATGATAACCCCACAAAAAGCCTTGAACAACCTTTGCTATTAATCACTTCAACCTTGCTAAGACCACCCATAACCCGAATATAAACCTCCTTAAATCAGTTTACAAACATCATTACGCATAATTAAGCATAATGAAGCATCAGCACACCAAAcaaaaagatgaaaaacaaagaaaaaattgCAGACAATGAGAATATAAGAGTGAAAGCTTAACTCAAGTACTAGGTAATAATGAAGAATTTGAAATGGCTGACCAAAAAAGAGAAAAGCAATGGGATTTGAATATGAAGTAAAAGGGTATTATTAGCAGAATGTAATGTCATTGGAGACACTAAAACAAGATTGGAAAGTGATTTTTCATTgctaaagtgaaaaaaaaagtgctgaatttcagagaaaaaaaggaaaaaaatgagaATTTTGAAGAGAAAGAGAGATTCTTTAGACTGTGGTGGTGTTGGGTTTTGAATATATAATGAGAAGAATGAAAAAGATTTAGAAAAACTGAAAAAGTGTTATTTTTTGCAGATTTTGAAGTTTGTGATGATATTGAATCTCAAGAATGGTTATGGAGTGTGTAATTGGCAAAAAAAGTGTTTAAAAATCACTTCTTTGGCTCCATTTTTGCTTTAATGGATTTGAGGAAACTAAGAATGGTTACTGATTCAAACCCAAAAGCACGGGTGGTTTTATTTTGGCATAATGTGTGTTTAGGTCCCTGAATTTATTCTGTTTTTAGTATTTGATTCCTTAAGTTTTAATTATCATCGTTGAGTttctatacttttaattttatagccATAGTAACTCTCAAAAAGTGTTAGCTTTGTTGATGTAGATCGGAAAATTGATTTAGAGACTtaacattaacaaaaaataaagtagtAAATGAAAAATTTATCTCAATTTTAATAACGTCATATTAAGCATATGTACTATATTATTGAGAAGGAGTAATAtgatgtttataaaattaaaaatataaagatcaATATTGATAAAACAAAAGGTAAAATGCACACAAAAAATTTCGACTTTTTTTTAGAAGTACAGATCAGTCCGTTTAATTTTTTGGGGCACAATTATGTcctcgtgtttttaaaattgaacaattaaaccctcattgtttaaaattgaacaaattaacccttttactttatttttgggACACTTACTCTCTCAAAtttcgataaatattttaaaaattaaaattatttttgaactttttctatACGATTATGAaagacatgtcagccattaacgagtgtttctaatgatatTTGACGAAAGAGGTTATTTGGTCTATTTGAAATAAAGAGGGtttaagtatataaaaaaagttgatttgtacttttataaaaattacgaagattttttgtactttttacctaaacaaaaatataaaaagtggATAAATACAAACGGTCAAATATGCAGTTTGCCTTTATATTTAAGTGAAGAGTCGTATTAATTCTTGAACTTTTAATATAAGCTATtgtagataatttattttattttaataactttgCTCATAGCTTTTGAAAGTAAAATTATCTACATCTACTCTTGTATTTTGATAGAATATATAAACACCgtgaatatattatttatatcatttttaacatattaatattttttataatgatttttaaatatctGTGCCTAATATATCCATGTATGTTTTTCACGTGTTTTAAAATTACAAGCAAGGATACaatagttttattttgaattgataGACTAAATTGTTAAGTTATTAGTATCAAGTTTGATACAAAATATCACAAAGAGAGATTGTGACGCAGACTCAATCTAACACGTCATTCGTGAATTAGCTTATTATATTAtgatacgtcattaaaatagtgacattattataattttatttgttatttatttatatttttgaatagtagtaatattataataatattattattttaataacgtgttgCAGTTTACGAATGATGTGTCAGACTGaaattatttaagaatttttttcgAAAACTACCAGTGCACTACTGGGTAGTTGATACTGAAGATTTACGAGTCTACCATTTTTGAAGATCAAAAATGGAGTTGCCTTGTGGCAAGCTATTAGGCTTACACGTGGCATACTGACCTTAATTTGGCCACGAGGTCCCCTTATTTGGTGTGATATGTAAACCGGCTTGACCACAAAATTGGTTTATTTGAGTTAAATTTCTACTCAGGAGAAAATATCTGATGCTGCATTCAGAAAATAGGTCCACTATTTAATGCCATCTTTCTATTCTGCTTCAATCGGATTCTATGCAACAATAATGTTAGCTATTATATTGTTTTATGTAATAGTAATGCTTATATGTTCATTATTTTTgcaacttttaaattaattgaaatgaaatgtATCATTATGTCGATTTCTAATGAACTGTTTGAACAAGCACCAtaaatagttatatataaaaagctTATCCTCTGAAAAAGTCCCATTTTTTAGCCTAATTCGCACCCTCACATttcaaaaccaccaaatatacctaaattacgacctttcactttcaattgtatctTCAACcattaaattaacctctttttacttgaaaaaagctcaaattaatattttaaattttaatgtataTTCTAATTAGTGCTTAATgttatgtttaaaataaaaaataaaaatattctttttaaaaattataaaacttaacgacagttttttatttgttataaatatatttattttataaaaattcatatctGTAAACACACTGTCTCGAAAAAATTAATCACCGacatttgaataattttatcgCCACTATCCAACtcgctaaaaaaaatattcaataattttaaaattaaataactcttctaaatataaaataattttcaattttgtttaaattaaaaaccgTTCGTCTTCCTCGAAACGAACCCGGACCCAGGTTCATCTCGAGGAAGACGAACCAGTcgtcttcctccatggaagacgagcaggTCATCTTCCATGGAAGAAGGCGACCTGGTCGTCTTCCTCAAAACAGAGGAAGACGAGAGAGCTTCGTCTTCCTCAGATCTGAGGAAGACGACCTGCTCGTCTTCCCATGAAAGAAGACGAATGGTTCCTCTTCAGTGAGATGAacggatttttaatttttataaaataaaaattgttctatatttaagaaattatttaaattttttaaaatcaatattatttattaattatattcaataattttttttttaaaaaaaatttaacaaaaatggttttttttttaattataactataaggatcatttaaaatatttataaaaatttgaaataccaAAAAACGGTCAATTTGATACttaagggtgtaattgaaatcaaaaggtgtgaattttaatttttaagtgtGCAATttaaagtgaaaggtcgtaatttggatatatttggtggttttacaacgtgagggtgcaaatgaatttGGGCTAAAAGGTATTTTTCTTAAGTGGATTAGcctaaataaaaaagttatttaattttgaaattaatatagCTAATATATCCTGAATGTTAATTGTATAATTGGTTTATTTTATTGGGTAGATCACGGAAAATTTGTTGGGTCACctaaagttaattttatttaatggctTTTCCATATGAATATGATAAAGGTGACGCCAAAGCATAGCAACCCCTCCATCTAATTTCATAATGATGCCAACAGTTGACTTTAATGCAACATTattaacctttttttatcataatttattatCTTAAGCCAACAGTAATTACAACtgttaatcaaaatattttcaatGACATCTGCCcgtgctaaaaaaataaaaaatttgtagaACAAATTGAGTTACTCTCTTAGAGAATAAAAAAACCGCAACATGCAAACTTGAATTATCGTAAAATCGTTGAAACCAACAAAATTTggcaacaaaaaaatttaaaccatcACAAGGAACTTAAAATGAACCAACAAacatcaaaataattgaattcaTCAAACATCATAACAAGTGATTGTGCATAACAATAAGATCTTGATTGTATTTATAGTTCAGTTTCTTGTAGAATCTTAACACATCGGAAATAACTAAAAATTCTATATTACAgtactttattaaaaaaattacaaatacaaAAAAGCAGAGAAACTGTAATTTTTTGGCTAAAAGCTGTAAATCATCGTATCAAATTATCAACCCTCAAGAATAAGGCTGGTTTTAGAAGAAAAGCAAGAAAGAGGAGAGAGGAGAATGTTTATTACTATATTCTTTTGTCCTTTAACATAAATAACTTTAGTACATATACAAAACCAATGACAAAATATGAAAATGTGAACTAAGATATTGAATCAGAACTAATACAAATCTAAAACTTTAAAGGTTTTGCCATTGGCCGCACAGATAATAAAATTAGCTCAAAAGATCATAAATTTAGTTTGTCTAGTACGTAATtggttttttgtttaaattatgtatttttcacATTAGGTTGCTTGGTAAAGTAAATGAATGTTTAATGAGTGTCTAAATTCTAAAAGTGTATTATTCGTTTTGACAACAGATAAAAGATCTAACAATGAAATTGAGCTCATGTTCTCGTGTTATTTATGCATGGCGGAGATGGTGGCTTCTCTTGATTCGTCGTGTTCCAATTATCGGCGAGTTAGGATGATATGTAGGCGATCTCTTAAATTACTTGGATATCGTTAATACCATATTAATATCATGACCagttcaaccacgtcagtccaatttgattattttctacaaacatacatatataatttaatccttttttagttagagaaaatcacaaaaataaaaataaaaatagtaaactGCTTAAAACGTAAAACCATTCGATtctttatttacaaataaatataaagtgTGATGCATATCGAACCGGTGGCCAGACCGATTCTGGCGCCCAGTACTGTTTTGAAAACTCTGGAAATAAGTAGTGCTTGTTAAATTAGGGTTTGAAAAAACACTATTTAACATGTGATATGTGTAAAAAAATGGATTCAAAGATAAAATCATCAGAAGGCAGAAGAGAAGAAGTGGACTACAATGTCAGAAATTGCATTATATCATCACTTTGTTTTGTGTGTTTTAGCACAGCCATTTCTATGTGCATATTATAGCAAATTTGGAATATTCGGCCACCAATTATTCTTTTACTTTTACACTCAACATTAATCCAGAAAATGcaatagaaataaaaagaagGTTTGTGatgatttcaatttttttgatcaaatttgaattatttgttCAAATTCAGGATCTTATTTTTGGAAATTTGTAAGAAAAAtccatttataatttaataaatttaatggtAAAAAATATTCCAATTAT is a window of Mercurialis annua linkage group LG2, ddMerAnnu1.2, whole genome shotgun sequence DNA encoding:
- the LOC126670098 gene encoding uncharacterized protein LOC126670098 isoform X2, yielding MEATERLGGQYSANLHPQCTHLVVQSFGGRKFDHALKHGSKNGLFVVTIGWFVDSVRRNVRLSESLYSVKSIGENDVRLDDLNRLVGNSGTENSCLPAGINNAKKFDTTEGLHKRLSTRSSNRSPDLTLSGNSMYIDSEISDELTNKVYEAATKEGAAFLDRWFVGCNASHVVCEEASVQRYLGHSNNLVTPLWVLKTAKEKNVQRLIHLSADLARQVGLKLENFQNGLVEQEINTGNATQDIHSLRSQVNYAQRQQIVSFAKNGVRSRRGRRMQTCQTPIRPITPSSLLDSICWSISEPTSTASIYTDSFSSEDVSERPSVFFDAKADGKDSEASFANLTRALTESEKTELIFRNHFLTILFPIDRFSEMGPSSRTYFSENGFTCMQVLDHIHTFYQENMSPSEVEVAIHTDSRHADRLRTLYSSKETTELGYVSFKRIDFLGSRKSFEMLKRVSGDNNSNVYELLIRA
- the LOC126670098 gene encoding uncharacterized protein LOC126670098 isoform X1, with the protein product MGGLSKVEVINSKGCSRLFVGLSSSISIPSFRGLQSLEPPMFSPAPTTTSSVRSEPGLVRSTGPFSGLVVCVTGLSKEARKQVMEATERLGGQYSANLHPQCTHLVVQSFGGRKFDHALKHGSKNGLFVVTIGWFVDSVRRNVRLSESLYSVKSIGENDVRLDDLNRLVGNSGTENSCLPAGINNAKKFDTTEGLHKRLSTRSSNRSPDLTLSGNSMYIDSEISDELTNKVYEAATKEGAAFLDRWFVGCNASHVVCEEASVQRYLGHSNNLVTPLWVLKTAKEKNVQRLIHLSADLARQVGLKLENFQNGLVEQEINTGNATQDIHSLRSQVNYAQRQQIVSFAKNGVRSRRGRRMQTCQTPIRPITPSSLLDSICWSISEPTSTASIYTDSFSSEDVSERPSVFFDAKADGKDSEASFANLTRALTESEKTELIFRNHFLTILFPIDRFSEMGPSSRTYFSENGFTCMQVLDHIHTFYQENMSPSEVEVAIHTDSRHADRLRTLYSSKETTELGYVSFKRIDFLGSRKSFEMLKRVSGDNNSNVYELLIRA